The DNA window GACCTCCTCTTAAGTTCGCGTGAAAATAGTGAAATTATTGATTATTCTTATCATTTCATCTTCTTTCAGGTCTTGAGAACTTGGAAAGGAAAAGTAGAATCATGGAAAAACGAAAAGATAATGAAGAAGCAAACGACTCAATGGTATGTTATTTGATAGAGTGAACTGTAAAGTATTGAATTGTAGATATGTggctttaaaatatttgatatgtgttattttggCAGGTGTCGTTTTCTGCTCTTCGCAAGGACGTTGCCAATGTTCTGGATTTCATGGAGAgattaaagaatgaagaagatcaaaaGGCTGTTGATGTGGATCTAATTGAAAAGCTGAAATTGAAGCTCACATTTATTTGTACATATATTCAGCTGTCTTATTCCGATTTGGAGCAGTTTGAAGATATAATGACTAGAAAAAGACAAGAGGTTGAGAATCTGCTTCAACCAATCTTGGATGATGATGGCAACAACGTCGGGTGTAAATATGTCCTTACTAGCCTCACCGGTAATATGGATGACTGTATCAGCTCGCATCATCGTTCTAAATCAGATGCCACCATGATGGACTTCCTTCTCTTGAATCTCTATCATCTATCCAAGCATCGTGCTAAAAAGATGTTTCCTGGAGTGACTCAATATGAGGTTCTTCAGAATGTATGTGGCAACATAAGAGATTTCCATGGGTTGATAGTGAATGGTTGCATTAAGCATGAGATGGTTGAGAATGTCTTACCTCTGTTTCAACTCATGGCTGAGAGAGTAGGACACTTCCTTTGGGAGGATCAGACTGATAAAGACCCTCGACTCTTCGAGCTAGCACATCTACTCTTGAAGATTGTTCCAACTGAACTGGAGGTTATGCACATATGTTATACAAATTTGGAAGCTTCAACTTCAGCAGAAGTTGGACACTTCATTAAGAAGCTCCTGGAAACCTCTCCGGACATTCTCAGAGAATATCTGATTCATCTACAGGAGCATATGATAACTGTTATTACCCCTAGCACTTTAGGGGCTCGAAACATTCATGTCATGATTGAGTTcctattaattattctttttgatatgcCCAAGGACTTTATTCATCATGACAAATTATTTGATCTCTTGGCACTTGTTGGAGCAGTTATCAAGGAGGTATCAACCCTTGTTCGCGACTTAGAAGAGAAATTAAGGAATAAAGAGAGTACCGACGAGACAAATCATGCAACCCTAAagttgctggaaaatattgAACTCCTCAAGGAAGATCTCAAACATGTTTATCTGAAAGTCCCGGATTCATCTCAATGTTGCTTCCCCATGAGTGATGGACCTCTCTTCATGCATCTGCTACAGAGACACTTAGATGATTTGCTGGATTCCAATGCTTATTCAATTGCTTTGATAAAGGAAGAAATTGGGATGGTGAAAGAAGACCTGCAATCAATAAGATCTTTTTTAATGAATATTGAGCAAGAATGGTATAAAGATCTCTGGGCACGGGTTTTAGATATGGCATATGAGGCAAAAGATGTCATTGATTCAATTGTTGTTAGAGATAATGGTCTCTTACATCTTATTTTCTCACTTCCCAATATCATAAAGAAGATCAAGCTTATCAAAGAAGAGGTCTCCGATTTAGATGAGAAGATTCCCAAGAAGAGAGGTCTTGTTGTTGTAAACTCTCCCAAGAAGCCAGTTCAAAGAAAGTCATTGAGAACTGATAAAATAATTGTAGGTTTTGAGGAGGAGACAAACCTGATACTTAGAAAGCTCACCAGAGGACCACCAGATCTAGATGTCATTTCGATCACTGGTATGCCGGGTTCAGGTAAAACTACTTTGGCATTCAAAGTATACAATGATAAATCAATTTCTTGTCATTTCGACCTTCGCGCATGGTGCACAGTCGACCAAGAATATGACGAAAagaatttgttgaataaaatttttaatcaaGTTAATGGCTCGGATTCAAATTTGATTGAGAATATTGATGTTGCTGATAAGCTACGGAAACAACTGTTAGGAAAGAGGTATCTTATTGTCTTAGATGATGTGTGGGATACTACTACATGGGATGAGTTAACAAGACCTTTTCCTAATGGTATGAAAGGAAGTAGAATTATTTTGACAACTCGAGAAAAGGAAGTGGCTTTGCATGGAAAGCTCTACACTGATCCTCTTAACCTTCGATTGCTAAGATCAGAAGAAAGTTGGGAGTTATTAGAGAAAAGGGCATTTGGAAACGAGAGTTGCCCTAATGAACTATTGGATGTTGGAAAAGAAATAGCCGAAAATTGTAAAGGGCTTCCTTTGGTGGTGGATCTGATTGCTGGAGTCATTGCAggaagggaaaagaaaaagactgTGTGGCTTGAAGTTCGGAATAATTTGCATTCCCTTATTTTGAACAGTGAAGTGGAAGTGATGAAGGTTATAGAattaagttatgaccatttaccAGATCGCCTGAAGCCATGCTTGCTTCATTGTGCAAGTAGGCCGAAGGACAGTGCACTGACAAACCTTGAGTTGAAAGCTGTATGGAGTGCTGAAGGGTTTGTGGAGAAGATGGAAATGAAGAGTATGGAAGAAGTGGTGAAGATTTATTTGGATGATTTAATTTCCAGTAGCTTGGTAATTTGTTTCAATGAGATAGGTGATCACCCGGCTTGCCAAATTCATGATCTTATGCATGacttttgtttgataaaagCAAGAAAGGAAAAGTTTTTTGGCTCAATAAGTTCAAGTGCTCCACGTATAGTGACCATTCATTATAACAGTGAGTTCTTTGGGCTTAACAATTTTGTCCTGTTCAGTTCAAATAAGAAAAGGCATTCTGGTAAACACCTCTATTCTTTGACAATAAATGGAGACAAGCTGGATGACAGtgtttctaatacatttcacctAAGACACTTGAGGCTTCTTAGAGTGTTATACCTGGATTTCTCTTTTATGAAGGTGAGAGATTCATTGCTAAATGAAATATGCATGTTGAATCATTTGAGGTACTTATTCATTAGGATAGAAGTTGAATCTCTGCCTTTATCTTTCTCAAACCTCTGGAATCTAGAAATCTTGTCGGTGTATAACGAAGGATCAACCTTTGTACTAATACCGAGAATTTGGGATCTTGTAAAGTTGCAAGTGCTGTCCGTGAGtgattcttctttctttgatatGGATGCAGACGAATCAATACTGATAGCAGAGGACACAAAGTTAGAGAACTTGAGATATTTACGCGGACTTGTGCTTTCCTATTCGAAAGATACAGAGGATATTTTCAAAAGGTTTCCCAATCTTCAACATCTTACATTTGAACTCAAGGAATCATGGGATTATTCAACAGAGCAATATTGGTTCCCGAAATTGGATTGCCTAACTGAACTAGAAGAGCTTGAAGTAGGTTTTGTTAGATCAAACACAAATGACACAAATCGGCCATGGGATTTTCACTTCCCttcaagtttgaaaatattGTTGTTGGATGAGTTTCCTCTGACATCCGATTCACTATCAACAATAGCGAGACTGCCCAACCTTGAAGAGTTGTCCCTCTATCGTACAATCATCCATGGGGAAGAATGGAACATGGGGGAGGAAGACACCTTTGAGAATCTCAAATATTTGGAGTTGCATCAAGTGACTCTTGCCAGGTGGGAGGTTGGAGAGGAATCGTTTCCTGCACTTGAGAAATTGAAACTGGAGGGATGTCGTAAGCTTGAGGAGATTCCGCCTAGTTTTGGGGATATTTATTCATTGAAAATTATCACACTTGTAGACAGCCCTCAACTTGAAGATTCCGCTATGAAGATTAAGGAATATGCTGAAGATATGAGGGGAGGGGATGAGCTTCAGATCCTTGGCCGGAATAATATCCCGTTATTTAAGTAGCATTATGGTTGAAAAGTAGATTGTACTTTGCTGGGTGATATTgtatatgataaagaaaaatctGTTACAGTTGTTATGTAACATTTTTGTGGGATTTTAGAAATTGGTGCCTATTTCCTCCTGTttctaagaaaaagaaatttaatttagaaaacatttttgtgggattttacattgatttatGCTTTTGCTTTTCTAACAATAGCAGAATTTTGTTACTTTCTGCCACTAGGTATCTCTTATTCTcattctctctttatttttttctttgcattCACACACAATTATTTTCTTGTAGACTGCTTATAAGCAGTCGATAACTTAATACACACGTATAGGATTTTGACAAAAGTTGAGGGATTCACATGAGTTCATAGATTACACTGTGGATTTGCCTTTGGCTGTCCAAACCTCCTTTGTGTCAAACTTGGTCTGAAGTCCCATCTTATGTGCTCGAAGCACGATCGTTCAACCTCAATCAAGGTACTGATTTAAAACGACATTGATACTACTCTGTCACAAACCCAATGAACTTTCATCACAAAAGCTAGGCCGTGAAGTGAAGGGGTTGTAGAGAACTTATAAGCACTCGTGACTTCCTCTCCTTGAACATTCAAACAACTTAGGTTGAAATCCCACTCTGAACGAAAATATGTGTTTGTTTATCAAACTGACTCGTAGTAGAACACTGAAATACCTTCTTCTAAACGTTCAACAAATGGGATTTCCAGCACTCAAATGAATGGAAGGTTCACATTAATCTTCAAAGAGAATTACAACAATACATGACCACAAGTACATTGACAGCACCATTTCAACAGAAGAACAAGTCGCTAGAGAAAGTTAAACTGATACATAATGATACAAAATAGGATACACAGTTGAACATGCCCCCCTCCATCACAAAAATACTATAGTTGTCCTTTCTGTATGTATAAAGTTTCTCAACAGGGCAACTTTCTGGTCTCGTATCCGGATGACCCCTCTCATCTATAACTTCAATATTAAGCCCTGGCAACTTCTGGGCTAACAGCTTACCCGATGTACTCAAATACACGATCTGTAAGAAGGCCAGAAAGAGAAAGTCGTCGCAATTCCTTGCAGTGTTGCACAATGGCTCCAAAACCAGTATCAAGTGGTTCAAGGGTTAAGTAATCAGGAGTTCGAGGCTTGATAATACACAGACGAAATCGGATCTTGTTAGGACGATTCCTTGCAATAGTAACTAAGGCATCATTTGTCATTTGGCGGCAGAAGTATAAAACTGACTGAAGCTTACAGCAGGCCACTAGAAAATCTGTCCAAAGTAGGCCCAAACCCAAAAGCCCttcagattatttttatttccaaCTTACAAACCCTACTTTGGTGGCAGCTCTAAGTAACAACGATAACAACGTTCCTCTTTCCTATTTTTAGcgtaaatacatttttttcatagccattgtaacatccgacaatttaaaatgaatatgaagaagcttgaaattggaagtagtcatttttggaaaaaattcagaatttggaaatttgtctaagttcagaatctggaaatttggctaaattcaaaatctggaaatttggctaagtgcggaaatcagtgagtttttggccaactttgagcagtcataactcctagctcaggatattccaggagtagttccagttatttttggaaagcccttggaacgatctttccaacgccaccgagtttgctcgattccgagttcgtatgagcgagttatgccctttgaaagttgggcagttggcagggagtccgcccggaaatttaagggcattttggtcttttcacaaatcatttctttgaggttatattgttgtgttaggctgattgtggatcatttttgttccattttaaaaaagtaagagttagggttcttgagtgaagaagagaagaagagagaaagaagagaagaagaagaggagatcaaggaGTTTCCGTCAAATATCGTCGTGgaaatcgtcgggggtgatccctaataggTATGTAAGTNAATTGTGACCGTTCATGTCCAAACATGATTACCCATTGGCAAATATCCAGAGTCTTCATACAAAAAGTAAATCAAATATATTCTGGAGGATAAATTGGCAGCACCAACAGGTTCTTACACCTTTTTACTGTACTTAAAAGATGTCTACAATGTGTTTGATCAAAGTCCCGACTGAACTATTAAGTAGATGATATTGGCAGACGAGGTTAGTAAAATAACAAGCAACCAAAGCAGTTTAGAGAGATCACTTTTTTCCCACGGGATTTtatagtaaggttttaactagGCACATTATCTACTGATAATGGACATCCAGTGTGGTAAAGTATCATACTAAATATATGTTGAGTTACTTCGGTTTGCTCATTATTATTGAACATTGCTTTCATATAGTGAGTTAGTATCATTATTTGGTctacaaattaaatttagattacTCTGGCCATATAGTACAACTTAAATAGCTCATCCTTTCAGCTATTAATATTTCTAGTTGAGACTGAATGCTAGTGTCCCAATGTCACCTGACTGACTGACTGACTTgttcaaacatatttttttgtcattttcttgcTATCTTCTCCTCCACACAAATCTTATCAACCTAATATATACTTTGTTGGAAGGACTATAGTCATATACAGAAACAGAGGACAGCAATATCAGATTTGTCATCAATTGAAAAGGTTCGATCATCTCTAATTATTACTGTGTGTTTAAACTTTGTTATCTGCATCAGATCCGGAGAATTTGAAAGGCACTGTCATGGAAAGAAGCAACTTAGAGGTATGTCATACAATACTTATATTTACTTGGATCATTATCTTATTATAATACATAATCAAAATTATGTGTAGTTACCCAGAAAGTATAATTCATCGGGAAGTCAAATTTTCGGGTATTGAAATATAACATGTCAGCAGTTATTGCAATGAAAATACATTCCTTGagaaatagaaaattttaaGACCAAAATTGTCGATAAACCCCACAAGATGCCTAGAGAAATCGGACAAACCAATGTATAATTTTAGACCCCAGCATAACCATACGCTAAACCAACCGAACGGACTTACTATGCTCCAAGAACCAATGGAGCTCACCAATAGCTGAAGGGACGTAAGTACATAGGAATTGTATGGTATGTAATATGGCAGAATGAGACATCGTAACTCCATTGTTTTGCTGATCCTAACAAACAATGGGACCTGGTCCCATGAGTTAAGCTTGTTCTCTGGTCAAATGGGGAACAACTGTAAATCTGCCAACTCTATCATGGTTGGTGTGCACGGGAAAAGAGGACAGAGCTCTCAGCCAATGAGAGGACACTAGGTTGTTTTGTTCAGAGGATAATATACCTTTTGTTGACATGAAACTACCTAGTCCTTATATCCGACATGCATCATCAAGCATAAGTGCCTTTTGTTTCTCTCAAGAAGAACGCAAGCTTTCAAGAACTGCAAGGGACCTAATAGAGTTATCAAGAGTGTCTTTAGTTGTTGATCAAAAGTTTGTGTAGTGTGTGTTTTTAACTTGTAAGATCTGTTCCTAATCTACAAAGGAATAGATCGTGTATTTATTATTCCAGTGAACAATGAACATAGTTAGAGTTAGCTGTGTAGTATGTGATTGAAGTTTATATtaactagagttagttgatATAGTGGGCAATAGAGTTATTGCTTTGGCTCTTTCTGTAATAGAGGTGTTACAGGTTGTAGGATTAAGAGTTTAATCCTTGTATGATTGTTGAAATCTGTATTCACTTGTTGCTTGAAGATAGCGAAAAGCAGTTGGAAAACCCTATTGAACAGGTCGTGATTTTTCCTCCCTTAGAAaagaggtttccacgtaaaactcCTTGTTGTTCTTATTCTGTACTTCAGTATTTTACTGCATTAAAGTGTGACAAGGACCTGGTCCTGTAGTTTGTGGTGGACTCGTATAAACTAACAAACATGAAACATAACTAAAGGGAAACAGGACGTCCAATagaatcataatcataatataggAGGGAACGTGAGTGACATGAGTATTAAAGGGGAACCATAAAAGTGGCCATAATATGTTggaaaaaagagaggaagaggAAGCAAATGACTCATCAGTATATAGGATAACATATTGCATGGTAGAAATGTGGCTTTGTAAATTTGATAGGACTAGGATAATAACATTTGGTcttgagttaatatctcatatggtcactcaacttATACCTTCTTTtcatagaaagtcactcaactaatagttttTTTCATAGAAAGTCACTTAACTTTCTTTTATAACttcaaagtcactcaactataaatattttacctacaaagtcactcaactatttatatttcatttagaaagtCACCCAAccaatttaaatatgttttcattaaattttgtgaaatacaatttttgttttaagctatttttttttaaaaaaaataataagatgctcattttatttttttattaaattttgttgaaacacaaattttgttttaaactattttttaaaaataagaagatACGCATTTTAATTGGTAAATTGGCAGCACCAACAGGTTCTTACACCTTTTTACTGTTCTGAAATTGGTAATATTAAAAGATGTCTACAATGTGTTTGATCAAAGTCCTGACTGAGCTATTAAGTAGATGATATTGGCAGACGAGGTTAGTAAAATAACAAGCAACCTAAGCAGTTTAGAGAGATCACTTTTTTCCCGCGGGATTtttctagtaaggttttaactagGCACATTATCTACTAATAATGGACATCCAGTGTTGTAAAGTATCATACtaaataggcataatacatatattggaccttaaacttggcttcaaattttaactttgacctccaactttcaaagtgcacaaataaacactttaactatccaaccttttaataaataaacacgcgtgtCTTACTTGGCAAAACGCGTGATGTGCACGCATTTTGCGCGAGTTAGAAGTAATTTTTGAGGCacacaacagtaaaaaaaaatgctgaaatgacaactctacccttaattaaattttttttttttagttctaaaatggacgtgtaaagtgtttaattagttggcagccattgagtggctcactaatacacgtggaagcgtttgcatttcacgctctttgctccaaaaatcgcgtgtttatttattaaaaggttggatagttaaagtgcttgtttgtgcactatgaaagttggaggtcaaagttgaaatttgaagccgagtttagggtccaatatatgtattatgcctactAAATATATGTTGAGTTACTTTGGTTTGCTCATTATTATTGAACATTGCTTTCATATAGTGAGTTAGTATCATTATTTGGTCTACAAATTCAATTTAGATTACTCAGGGTAAACAAGCCATATAGTACAACTTAAATAGCTCATCCTTTCAGCTATTAATATTTCTAGTTGAGAATGAATGCCTGTACAGTCCCAATGTCAGCTGACTGACTGACTGACTTgttcaaacatatttttttgtgattttcttaCTATCTTCTCCTCCACACAAATCTTATCAACCTAATATATACTTTGTTGGAAGGACTATTGTCATATACAGAAACAGAGGACAGCCATATCAAATTTTTCATCAACTGAAAAGGTTCGATCGTCTCTAATTATAACTCTGTGTTTAAACTTGTTATCTACATCAGATCCGGAGAATTTGAAAGGCACACTCATGGAAAGAAGCAACTTACAGGTTCTTATATTTACTTGGATCATTAtcttattataataaatagtcAAAATTCGaaggtaagaaaaataaaatactgcAAGTAGATTCTCGAGTTAATTTCACCCATGATCAATGAACTTTACTTGtgtatatgtaatattctaaaAACTAATTTTTGTTTCACTAAATTCACTGAACCTTATGCGTTCTGTCAATATagccataaaataaattaacttttgTATCATTAAAGTCACTGAACTATGTGTTAGTTACCCAGAAAGTATAATTCATCGGAAAGTCAAATATTTGGGTACTGAAATATAACATGTCAGCAGttgttttaaataaattttgaaaatctaatTGCAATTAAAATGCATTCCTTGAGATATAGAAAATTTTAAGCACCAATTGTCGATAAACCCCACAAGATGCCTAGGGAAATTAGACAAACCAAGGTATAATTTTAGACCCCAGCTTAACCATATGCTAAACCAACCGAACAGACTTACTATGCTTCAAGAACCAATGGAGATGATCACCAATAAGTACATAGGAATTGAACGGTATGTAATATGGCAGAATGAAACATGAAACATAACTAAAAGAGAAACAGGACGTCCAATAGAAGCATAATCATAAAAGTGACCATAATATGCTGGAAGAAAGAGAGGAAGAGGAAGCAAACAACTCATCAGTATATAGGATAACATATTGCATGGTAGAAATGTGGCTTTGTAAATTTGATAGGACTAGGAGAATAACAGTTGGTCTTTTGGCAGGTGTCATTTTCTGCTCTTCGCAAGGACGTTGCCAATGTTCTGGATTTCATGGAGAgattaaagaatgaagaagatcaaaaGGCTGTTGATGTGGATCTAATTGAAAACCTGAAATTGAAGCTCACATTTATTTGTACATATGTCCAGCTTTCTTATTCCGATTTGGAGCAGTTTGAAGATATAATGACTAGAAAAACACGAGAGGTTGAGAATCTGCTTCAACCAATTTTGGATGATAATGGCAACAACTTCGGGTGTAAATATGTCCTTACTAGCCTCGCCGGTAATATGGATGACTGTATCAGCTCTCATCATCGTTGTAAATCAGATGCCACCATGATGGATGAGCAACTGGACTTCCTCCTCTTGAATCTCTATCATCTATCCAAGCATCGTGCTGAAAAGATGTTTCCTGGAGTGACTCAATATGAGGTTCTTCAGAATGTATGTGGCAACGTCAGAGATTTCCATGGGTTGATTGTGAATGGTTGCATTAAGCATGAGATGGTTGAGAACGTCTTACCTCTGTTTCAACTCATGGCTGAGAGAGTAGGACACTTCCTTTGGGAAGATCAGACTGATGAAGACTCTCAACTCTCCGAGCTAGATGAGAATGATCAGACTGATAAAGACTCTCAACTCTCCGAGCTAGATGATGATCAGACTGATGAAAATGCTCAACTCTCCGAGCTAGATGAGGATGATAAGACTGATGAAAATGCTCAACTTTCCGAGCTAGATGAGGAAGATCAGAATGATAGAGACTCTCGCCCCTTCAAGCTAGCACATCTACTCTTGAAGATTGTTCCAACTGAACTGGAGGTTATGCACATATGTTATACAAATTTGAAAGCTTCAACTTCAGCAGAAGTTGGACGCTTCATTAAGATGCTCCTAGAAACCTCTCCGGATATTCTCAGAGAATATCTGATTCATCTACAAGAGCATATGGTAACTGTAATTACCCCTAGCACTTCAGGGGCTCGAAACATTCATGTCATGATGGAATTCCTATTGATTATTCTTTCTGATATGCCCAAGGACTTTATTCATCATGACAAACTTTTTGATCTCTTGGCTCGTGTTGGAGCACTTACCAGGGAGGTATCAACTCTTGTACATGACTTGGAAGAGGAATTAAGGAATAAACAGGGTAACGACCAAACAAATGGTGCAACCCTAGACTTGCTGGAAAATATTGAACTCCTCAAGAAAGATCTCAAACATGTTTACCTGAAAGCCCCGGATTCATCTCAATGTTGCTTCCCCATGAGTGATGGACCACTTTTCATGCATCTGCTGCACATACACTTAAATGATTTATTAGATTCCAATGCTTATTCAATTGCTTTGATAAGGGAAGAAATTGAGCTAGTGAAGCAAGACCTAGAATTCATAAGATCGTTTTTGGTGAATGTTGAACAAGAAATGTATAAAGATCTTTGGGCACGTGGTTTAGATGTTGCGTATGAGGTAAAAGATGTCATTGATTCAATTGTTGTTAGAGATAATGGTCTCTTACATCTTATTTTCTCACTTCCCATTACCATAAAGAAGATCAAGCTTATCAAAGAAGATATCTCCAATTTACATGAGAAGATTCCCAAGAACAGAGGTCTCATCGTCGTGAACTCTCCCAAGAAGCCCGTTGAGAACAAGTCATTGACAACTGGTAAAATAATTGTAGGTTTTGAGGAGGAGACAAAATGGATACTTAGAAAGCTCACTGGTGGACCGACAGATCTAGATGTCATTTCGATCACTGGTATGCCGGGTTCGGGTAAAACTACTCTAGCATACAAAGTATACATTGATAAATCAATTACTAGTCATTTTGACCTTCGCGCATGGTGCACAGTCGAACAAGAATATGACGAGAagaatttgttgaataaaatttttaatcaaGTTAATGGCTCAGATTCAaatttgattgataatattaATGTTGCTGATAAGTTACGGAAACAACTGTTAGGAAAGAGGTATCTTATTGTCTTAGATGACGTGTGGGATACTACTACGTGGGATGAGTTAACAAGACCTTTTCCTAATGGTATGAAAGGAAGTAGAATTATTTTGACAACTCGAGAAAAGGAAGTGGCTTTGCATGGAAAGCTCTACACTGCTCCTCTTGACCTTCGATTGCTAAGATCAGAAGAAAGTTGGGAGTTATTGGAGAAAAGGGCATTTGGAAACGAGAGTTGTCCTGATGAACTATTGGATGTTGGAACTGAAATAGCCGAAAACTGTAAAGGGCTTCCTTTGGTTGTGGATCTGATTGCTGGAGTCATTGCTGggatggaaaagaaaaagagtgtATGGCTTGACGTTTTAAATAATTTgcattcctttatttttaagaataaagtGGAAGTGATGAAAGTTATAGAAATAAGTTATGACCACTTACCTGATCACCTGAAGCCATGCTTGGTTTACTTTGCAAGTAGGCCGAAGGACACTGCAATTTCATTCTTTCAGTTGAAAATTTTATTGGGTGCTGAAGGATTCGTGGAAAAGACAGATATGAAGAGTATGGAAGAAGTGGTGAAGATTTATGTGGCTGATTTAATTTCCAGTAGCATGGTAATTTGTTTCAATGAGATAGGTGAGGACCCGACTTGCCAAATTCATGATCTTGTGCATGacttttgtttgataaaagcaagagaggaaaagTTATTTGATTTGATAAGTTCAAGTGCTCCATCAGATTTGTTGCCACGTCAAATTACcattgatgatgatgaggagCACTTTGGGCTTAATTTTGTCCTGTTCGATTCAAATAAGAAAAGGCATTCTGGTAAACACCTCTATTCTTTGAGGATAAATGGAGAAGAGCTGGAAGA is part of the Solanum stenotomum isolate F172 chromosome 8, ASM1918654v1, whole genome shotgun sequence genome and encodes:
- the LOC125874051 gene encoding putative late blight resistance protein homolog R1B-23 produces the protein METGKQNQEEREEEKANNSSVSFSALRKDVANVLDFMERLKNEEDQKAVDVDLIENLKLKLTFICTYVQLSYSDLEQFEDIMTRKTREVENLLQPILDDNGNNFGCKYVLTSLAGNMDDCISSHHRCKSDATMMDEQLDFLLLNLYHLSKHRAEKMFPGVTQYEVLQNVCGNVRDFHGLIVNGCIKHEMVENVLPLFQLMAERVGHFLWEDQTDEDSQLSELDENDQTDKDSQLSELDDDQTDENAQLSELDEDDKTDENAQLSELDEEDQNDRDSRPFKLAHLLLKIVPTELEVMHICYTNLKASTSAEVGRFIKMLLETSPDILREYLIHLQEHMVTVITPSTSGARNIHVMMEFLLIILSDMPKDFIHHDKLFDLLARVGALTREVSTLVHDLEEELRNKQGNDQTNGATLDLLENIELLKKDLKHVYLKAPDSSQCCFPMSDGPLFMHLLHIHLNDLLDSNAYSIALIREEIELVKQDLEFIRSFLVNVEQEMYKDLWARGLDVAYEVKDVIDSIVVRDNGLLHLIFSLPITIKKIKLIKEDISNLHEKIPKNRGLIVVNSPKKPVENKSLTTGKIIVGFEEETKWILRKLTGGPTDLDVISITGMPGSGKTTLAYKVYNDKSVSIHFDLRAWCTVDQGYDEKKLLDKIFNQVSDSDSKLSENIDVADKLRKQLFGKRYLIVLDDVWDTTTWDELTRPFPEVVKGSRIILTTQEKEVALHGKLYTAPLNLRLLRSVESWELLEKRAFGNESCPDDILDVGKEIAENCKGLPLVADLIAGVIAGLEKKKTVWLEV